A region of Paenibacillus sp. 37 DNA encodes the following proteins:
- a CDS encoding AraC family transcriptional regulator, which translates to MTESMKEDHHEFLELIFFTPSEFEKAGGAWPIRIGRNIAKTNYHIGPRTTPYYYLLFVLEGEGTFIQNGQRHALRARDAFCLFPQVTHEYWTDPEDTLQKIFIAFDGAHAAELLSRIGLTPDSPYRSGVLTPETASAMRSFMEDVRKPQDGASDLGRLTRFLNLFDRIARSPATKGLQPDSATPWLQKGKEYMDIHFAGGISVEGVSAHAGVDRTHFAKQFRKAYGLSPVQYIQQLKMNQAKRLLVQTPLSLTEVAHSVGYPDLFSFSKAFKKQVGLPPNRYRTAESTKE; encoded by the coding sequence ATGACCGAGAGCATGAAGGAGGACCACCATGAGTTTTTGGAACTTATTTTCTTCACTCCATCTGAATTCGAGAAAGCTGGTGGCGCCTGGCCGATTCGCATTGGCCGTAATATAGCCAAAACCAACTATCATATTGGCCCGCGCACTACGCCTTATTATTATTTGCTGTTTGTACTGGAGGGGGAAGGTACATTCATACAGAATGGACAGCGTCACGCCCTTCGTGCCAGGGATGCGTTCTGTCTGTTTCCACAAGTTACGCATGAATACTGGACGGACCCGGAGGACACGTTGCAGAAAATATTTATTGCCTTTGACGGCGCACATGCAGCCGAGCTACTGTCTCGGATTGGACTTACACCCGACTCACCGTATCGTTCAGGTGTACTGACGCCGGAGACTGCAAGCGCCATGCGTTCGTTCATGGAGGATGTTCGCAAACCGCAGGACGGAGCGAGTGATCTGGGACGACTCACCCGATTTCTAAACCTCTTCGACCGAATTGCCCGGTCCCCCGCAACCAAAGGATTGCAACCGGATTCAGCCACACCTTGGCTCCAGAAAGGCAAGGAATACATGGATATTCATTTTGCAGGCGGCATCTCCGTGGAAGGCGTGTCCGCTCATGCGGGTGTGGATCGAACCCATTTTGCCAAACAGTTCCGCAAAGCCTATGGTCTGTCCCCTGTGCAATATATCCAACAATTGAAAATGAATCAGGCCAAACGCCTGCTGGTACAGACGCCGCTAAGCTTAACTGAAGTGGCTCACTCCGTGGGTTATCCCGACTTGTTCTCCTTCTCCAAAGCGTTCAAAAAACAAGTCGGTTTGCCGCCCAATCGTTATCGTACAGCGGAGAGTACTAAAGAATGA
- a CDS encoding nucleotide sugar dehydrogenase, with product MENQQFHTLLNAIENKEAVLGVVGLGYVGLPLAVEMVNQGFTVIGIDLDASKVDSIYQGDSYIHDISSDELKKVMQSGRFQPTTDYSMLRVIDALSICVPTPLSENQDPDTSYIETVVDQIKLHMKPGMLITLESTTYPGTTEELIQQQLDKIGQEAGKDYFLCFSPERVDPSNGRFTTFNTPKVIGGTTEACLKLGTALYSKYVETVVPVSSPKVAEMSKLLENTFRSVNIAFVNEMAMMCDRMGIDIWEVIDAAATKPFGFMPFYPGPGIGGHCIPLDPMYLSWKAKGFRFYSKFIELAQSTNDNMPYYVLNKTSTILNEYAKSVRKSNILLLGMSYKPNIADLRESPGLEVYELFKESGANVSYYDPHADSFQDKHGETVHSEVFNLEQFKKYDCIVLITNHSDLPYFDIAEMGVPILDTRNAFRSYTHPHIYKIGHSVQHPVFEPSEALLV from the coding sequence ATGGAGAATCAACAATTCCACACATTACTGAATGCGATTGAAAATAAAGAAGCTGTACTCGGCGTCGTCGGGCTCGGTTACGTAGGACTTCCACTTGCCGTGGAAATGGTCAATCAAGGTTTCACGGTAATCGGAATTGATCTGGATGCGTCCAAAGTAGACAGTATCTATCAAGGAGATTCCTATATTCACGATATTTCGTCCGATGAGTTGAAAAAAGTAATGCAAAGCGGTCGTTTCCAGCCAACGACAGATTACAGTATGCTGCGCGTGATCGACGCACTCAGTATCTGCGTACCAACACCGCTTAGTGAGAATCAGGACCCGGATACGTCTTACATCGAGACCGTTGTGGATCAGATCAAACTGCATATGAAACCAGGTATGCTCATTACGCTGGAAAGCACTACTTATCCAGGTACGACGGAAGAATTGATCCAGCAGCAGCTGGACAAGATCGGACAAGAAGCAGGTAAAGACTACTTCCTCTGCTTCTCGCCTGAACGTGTGGACCCGTCCAACGGACGTTTCACAACATTTAATACACCGAAAGTCATCGGGGGTACAACCGAAGCTTGCCTGAAACTGGGAACAGCGTTATATAGCAAATATGTAGAAACCGTAGTACCGGTATCTTCGCCGAAAGTGGCTGAGATGTCCAAACTGCTGGAGAACACATTCCGCAGCGTGAACATTGCCTTTGTAAATGAAATGGCGATGATGTGCGACCGTATGGGCATTGATATCTGGGAAGTTATTGACGCGGCGGCGACGAAACCATTTGGTTTCATGCCATTTTATCCAGGCCCAGGCATCGGTGGACACTGCATTCCGCTTGATCCGATGTACCTGTCATGGAAGGCCAAAGGCTTCCGTTTCTATAGCAAATTCATTGAGCTGGCGCAATCTACCAATGACAACATGCCATATTATGTATTGAACAAAACGTCAACGATTCTGAACGAATACGCGAAATCCGTACGTAAATCAAATATTCTGCTCCTCGGCATGTCGTACAAACCGAATATTGCCGATCTGCGTGAATCACCAGGACTGGAAGTATATGAACTGTTCAAGGAAAGTGGAGCTAACGTTAGCTACTACGATCCACATGCGGATTCCTTCCAGGACAAGCATGGGGAGACCGTACACAGCGAAGTGTTCAATCTGGAACAGTTCAAAAAGTACGATTGCATCGTGCTGATCACCAACCACAGCGATTTGCCTTACTTTGATATTGCCGAGATGGGTGTGCCGATTCTGGATACACGAAATGCATTCCGTTCGTACACACATCCGCACATCTACAAAATTGGTCACTCGGTTCAGCATCCTGTGTTTGAACCAAGTGAAGCGTTGCTCGTCTGA